One stretch of Puntigrus tetrazona isolate hp1 unplaced genomic scaffold, ASM1883169v1 S000000007, whole genome shotgun sequence DNA includes these proteins:
- the LOC122332237 gene encoding polyhomeotic-like protein 1 — protein sequence MEAGEDQANSSSTNSNAASGGNSRPPQIAQMSLYERQAVQALQALQRQPNAAQYFQQLMLQQQINSAQLHNLAAVQQATLAASRQSSSPSNSVSQASSSAQCTVNLSTTSGGGTMTNPRPVGPATSAASTALSQSVLLGGNSGGQGQMYLRVNRSLRAPLTPQLIFMPGGTATAAVATVAQQQPQQQPQQQQQQQQQQETAPTSSSNQSDNDQVQNLAMRCVSTPRVATVKTEFADRKETSGSFPLNQQSQTQQQFGQAAQQIQPQTQPLASTKLQNCSNATNSNMPGLNVKGANQSAVTPQQAGGSSNPPSSSPSPSLPLSQLLLSQSGLCQARGVPAATATVTHILVPTSNVPTSSQGYSMGTVTNKSNMTAQTLVVQPLQQTGANLSTEKLGHGTGHVPIQPKTAQGHRLPVQMPPRHPPPILPAPPNNGQAAGGHHPPHVPVQLVGARQSTVGNSQALAVAQARTCCGQQDATAVVPVNNSGSNVVTMVTAVETSGAGMCLKTAQSALPMSTNQSSALSQGSPASATHSMDGQNSSGDSVFVQSGPAQTKPGIGPLKRKSESDLPHEMAAEAVNASASMQDSAPPLSPAPSLDTVPEMAFSSPPTLSLSLPLPRGGGQGDRAPVPQAVVKPQVLTHLIEGFVIQEGAEPFPVTGPLKEPVAVPPILHPENIRSDKLKCEYCLRFAPASQFRRSKRFCSKTCAKRYNVSCSNHYRVSRGLEGVERPSGGPVVQDVIARRRGPRRSSSEIACAKITGRHLPVKCRSESSRSEDISSCEGEEEEDFLSLSPSSSFSCPRPTHCGPQLDGTAPSGIPVNENHFLSGNPAHWSVEEVCQFISSLQGCEDLASQFLSQEIDGQALMLLKEEHLMSTMNIKLGPALKICASINSLKD from the exons ATGGAGGCAGGAGAAGACCAGGCCAACTCCAGCTCAACCAATAGCAATGCAGCGTCAGGGGGAAACTCCCGCCCCCCTCAGATAGCTCAAATGTCTCTGTATGAAAGGCAAGCCGTGCAG GCACTGCAGGCGTTACAGAGGCAGCCCAATGCAGCTCAGTACTTCCAGCAACTGATGCTGCAGCAGCAGATCAACAGCGCTCAACTTCATAACCTGGCTGCTGTGCAACAG GCAACTCTTGCAGCCAGTCGTCAGTCAAgctctcccagtaacagcgtctcTCAAGCCTCAAGTTCAGCGCAGTGCACA GTCAACTTAAGTACAACATCTGGTGGAGGGACCATGACAAACCCCCGTCCAGTGGGACCTGCCACCTCTGCTGCCTCAACAGCCCTTAGCCAGTCAGTTTTGTTGGGTGGAAACTCGGGTGGACAGGGTCAGATGTACCTGAGA GTAAACCGCTCTCTCAGGGCACCTCTCACCCCTCAGCTCATTTTCATGCCTGGTGGTACGGCCACAGCTGCAGTGGCAACGGTTGCCCAACAGCAGCCCCAGCAGCAaccccagcagcagcagcagcagcagcaacaacaggAAACGGCTCCCACGTCCTCAAGTAACCAGTCAGACAATGATCAG GTGCAGAATTTGGCAATGCGTTGCGTGTCCACTCCAAGGGTGGCTACTGTGAAGACAGAGTTTGCAGACAGGAAGGAGACAAGTG GCTCATTCCCTCTTAACCAACAATCTCAGACTCAGCAGCAGTTTGGTCAGGCAGCCCAGCAGATCCAACCACAGACCCAACCGCTCGCGAGCACCAAACTCCAAAACTGCTCCAACGCCACCAATTCCAACATGCCTGGCCTCAATGTGAAGGGCGCTAACCAATCCGCTGTCACCCCACAGCAAGCTGGAGGTTCCTCCAATCCTCCCTCCTCCTCGCCTTCCCCCTCGCTCCCTCTTTCCCAGCTCCTCCTTTCTCAATCTGGCTTGTGCCAAGCTCGAGGAGTACCAGCTGCAACAGCCACCGTTACCCACATCCTGGTGCCCACCTCCAATGTTCCTACATCTTCTCAAGGCTATTCGATGGGTACGGTGACAAACAAATCTAACATGACTGCCCAGACGTTAGTGGTGCAGCCCCTCCAGCAGACGGGGGCGAATCTTAGCACTGAAAAACTGGGTCATGGAACAGGGCATGTGCCCATTCAACCTAAAACGGCTCAGGGGCATAGGCTGCCAGTGCAGATGCCTCCTCGACACCCTCCTCCCATTCTTCCAGCACCACCCAACAATGGGCAGGCTGCGGGGGGCCATCACCCTCCTCACGTCCCAGTTCAGCTGGTCGGGGCGAGGCAAAGCACAGTAGGAAACTCCCAGGCTTTAGCAGTGGCCCAGGCTCGAACCTGTTGCGGCCAGCAGGACGCTACGGCTGTCGTACCTGTCAATAACTCTGGTAGCAATGTTGTTACAATGGTGACTGCTGTGGAAACAAGCGGAGCCGGCATGTGCCTTAAAACAGCCCAAAGTGCCCTCCCAATGTCTACCAATCAGAGCTCAGCATTGAGTCAGGGTAGTCCTGCTTCGGCCACACACTCGATGGATGGACAAAATAGCTCTGGAGATTCTGTTTTCGTTCAGTCTGGACCAGCTCAG ACAAAGCCTGGGATCGGCCCGTTAAAACGGAAATCTGAGTCAGATTTACCCCATGAGATGGCAGCCGAGGCCGTCAATGCAAGTGCATCAATGCAAGACTCCGCTCCTCCTCTCTCACCAGCTCCCTCATTAGATACAG TTCCAGAGATGGCGTTCTCCTCTCCTcctactctctctctttctctccctctccctcgtGGAGGAGGACAGGGTGATCGAGCACCGGTGCCACAGGCTGTGGTCAAACCTCAGGTCCTCACTCACCTCATTGAGGGCTTTGTTATCCAGGAGGGAGCCGAACCTTTCCCT GTGACTGGGCCATTGAAAGAACCTGTGGCTGTTCCACCCATCCTACATCCAGAGAACATCCGCTCTGATA AATTGAAGTGTGAATACTGTTTAAGATTTGCACCGGCCAGCCAGTTCAGGCGATCAAAGCGCTTTTGTTCCAAAACCTGTGCCAAGAG GTACAATGTCAGCTGCAGTAACCATTACCGTGTTAGTAGAGGTCTTGAGGGCGTCGAACGGCCATCAGGGGGCCCTGTTGTGCAGGATGTTATTGCTAGACGCAGGGGTCCTCGCAGAAGCAGCTCTGAGATAGCCTGTGCTAAAATAACAGGCAGGCATCTTCCTGTAAAG TGTCGTTCAGAATCTAGCCGTTCTGAGGACATCTCCAGCTGTGAAGGCGAAGAAGAGGAAGACTTCTTGTCACTCTCTCCCAGCTCATCCTTCTCATGCCCAAGACCAACTCACTGTGGTCCTCAGTTAGATGGCACAGCACCAAGTGGCATCCCAGTGAATGAGAACCACTTCCTATCTGGCAACCCGGCTCACTGGAGTGTGGAGGAAGTGTGtcagttcatttcttctctTCAAG GTTGTGAGGACCTGGCATCCCAGTTCCTGTCACAGGAGATCGACGGCCAAGCGCTCATGCTACTAAAGGAAGAGCATCTTATGTCCACCATGAACATCAAACTCGGTCCTGCCCTCAAAATCTGTGCTTCTATCAACAGCCTAAAGGATTGA
- the LOC122332238 gene encoding tyrosine-protein kinase STYK1-like: protein MATNSSSAYSECKPGDTLCEIRVYEQEVIIVPVLFLMSFLITLVFLLLMKFCPEKVDRLQHRSVRASRSRRNLQGIDAPQGLNALEGEPIALDNTSYMTFSPVQDSYRNEHANNVAFIDGGGSFGAAALAFTKPRELPRQRLPENFKGVSPLPASYSLKSESSVSLCRARMENRNVVLRVLKDSASSHESQSFLGFASFLSQLGPHPFLPELLGVISVRAPLIAVIEEMENRDLLGFLWKCRQDNVGPDGMYQMTEKKIFTMASHVSSALDFLHSKDLLHCNIKARSVLVSRMCTAKLWGLGDLYARTSAIANYSEDPGRKKWQAPELLAKRPATTKSDVWSLGLLLYEMVTLGEVPFAEIPAKELLQYHQRGKTLKKPNNCSNTLYSLIKACCQWKEHDRPSLAEVRRKLQSGEKSANDSSVIRVPEPIDIEQYLKEAGYGESNNYTVF from the exons ATGGCTACCAATTCCAGTTCTGCGTATTCTGAATGTAAACCTGGAGACACATTGTGTG AGATCCGTGTGTATGAACAGGAAGTTATAATCGTACCGGTGTTGTTTTTGATGAGCTTTTTAATCACGCTGGTGTTTCTGCTGCTGATGAAGTTCTGTCCTGAGAAAGTGGATCGCCTGCAACACAGGTCCGTTCGAGCATCCAGGAGTAGGAGAAACTTGCAAGGCATTGATG CTCCCCAGGGTCTGAATGCTCTTGAAGGTGAGCCCATAGCATTGGACAATACATCTTACATGACGTTCAGCCCAGTTCAAGACTCCTATAGAAATGAACATGCCAACAATGTGGCCTTTATCGATGGAGGAGGCTCTTTCGGCGCTGCAGCTTTAGCCTTCACAAAGCCCAGGGAACTTCCACGACAGCGACTCCCGGAGAACTTCAAAGGGGTGTCTCCTCTCCCAGCATCATACTCTCTGAAGTCAGAGAGCTCCGTCTCACTCTGCAGGGCTCGTATGGAAAACAGAAATGTGGTGCTGCGTGTGCTTAAAG ATTCAGCCAGTAGCCACGAAAGTCAGTCATTCTTGGGATTTGCATCTTTCCTTTCCCAGTTAGGACCCCATCCCTTTTTACCAGAGCTTCTGGGAGTTATATCCGTGAGAGCTCCTCTCATTGCTGTTATTGAAGAGATGGAAAACAGAGATCTGCTTGGATTCCTGTGGAAATGTAGACAG GATAATGTTGGACCAGACGGCATGTACCAGATGACAGAGAAAAAGATCTTCACCATGGCTTCACATGTGTCCTCTGCACTG GACTTTCTCCATAGCAAAGATCTTCTTCACTGCAACATCAAAGCTCGCAGTGTGTTAGTCAGCAGGATGTGCACTGCAAAACTCTGGGGTTTGGGTGATTTGTATGCAAGGACATCGGCAATTGCAAATTACAGTGAAGATCCTGGGAGAAAAAAATGGCAGGCTCCTGAACTACTGGCCAAGAGACCAGCCACTACAAAGAGTGATGT ttggtCACTTGGGCTGCTATTGTATGAAATGGTGACTCTTG GTGAGGTCCCCTTTGCAGAAATCCCTGCAAAAGAACTTTTACAGTATCATCAGCGAGGAAAAACCCTGAAGAAACCAAACAACTGCTCCAACACAct TTATTCACTTATCAAAGCTTGCTGTCAGTGGAAGGAACATGACCGTCCCTCATTGGCTGAGGTCAGGCGTAAACTCCAATCAGGAGAGAAGAGTGCCAATGACAGCAGTGTTATCCGTGTGCCAGAGCCGATTGATATTGAACAGTATCTGAAGGAAGCAGGATATGGAGAATCCAACAACTACACAGTTTTCTAA